One Edaphobacter bradus DNA window includes the following coding sequences:
- a CDS encoding DUF1844 domain-containing protein, translated as MSENKPFVITDRRKFTLDGTPRPDADPSPEKETAEHAPAPVAEAPPTPAAAAPQQSAAVSEPPAPLDAEDTLPPGPTAEESDRSRKAYEATADRLDTAVRAANPGADHMPPMNFERLVQSVYMTAIMQLGGATPEGEQPQVDILGARQSIDMLAVLADKTKGNLNADETRLLDSALFELRMAFLEITQALARSASARAQGQPTQPPTPGRPSIVR; from the coding sequence ATGTCCGAGAACAAACCCTTCGTTATCACTGACCGCCGCAAGTTCACCCTCGACGGCACCCCTCGTCCCGACGCCGATCCATCTCCTGAAAAAGAGACAGCCGAGCACGCTCCCGCTCCCGTCGCGGAGGCCCCGCCTACCCCCGCCGCCGCGGCTCCCCAGCAGTCCGCCGCTGTCTCCGAGCCTCCAGCCCCACTGGATGCGGAGGATACCCTGCCTCCCGGCCCCACCGCCGAGGAGAGCGACCGCTCCCGCAAGGCCTACGAGGCCACAGCCGACCGCCTCGACACCGCCGTCCGCGCCGCAAACCCCGGCGCTGACCATATGCCTCCGATGAACTTCGAGCGGCTCGTCCAGTCCGTCTACATGACGGCCATCATGCAGCTCGGCGGCGCCACCCCCGAAGGCGAGCAACCCCAGGTCGATATCCTCGGCGCGCGCCAGAGCATCGACATGCTCGCCGTCCTCGCGGACAAGACCAAAGGCAACCTCAACGCCGACGAAACCCGCCTGCTCGACAGCGCCCTCTTCGAGCTGCGCATGGCCTTCCTTGAGATCACACAGGCCCTCGCCCGCTCCGCCTCGGCCCGTGCCCAGGGCCAGCCCACGCAGCCACCCACCCCAGGCCGCCCGAGCATCGTCCGCTAA